Proteins co-encoded in one Raphanus sativus cultivar WK10039 unplaced genomic scaffold, ASM80110v3 Scaffold0465, whole genome shotgun sequence genomic window:
- the LOC108846894 gene encoding uncharacterized protein LOC108846894, with product MDDDGGFHEVEKDGKLFLVYHHPKYRPKPQIKSPSSSAEVANHDHPPLPLFICPFVRWQKDSRYSNLFLINSSPEFVLSSKVPDHHLLPLFWCNNEKFGDGEYECGICFDSKFRTDYYFCAFCSRKYHKECVESPLRIKHPYHPHHSSLELYYRIGYTYCIRCGGDRAYGLIYHCTADQTFMHTTCAMKRIPIVIDQQKIHDHPLTFFPRQNSLTCNICGLIKKHPTYVCLRCNFVAHRGCEEFPHTIRISRHHHRISRVLSLRYEKWPCGVCRQSIDGNYGAYTCNECGDHYYAVHLHCALGKDVWDGEELKGVPEKDDIAQDAPPFCKISEGVVHYFLHDHHLRLEENILYDKNKFCEACVMPIIEDEFYSCAECDFILHETCLKARHRIQYALHPHPLTLKAIYNYDSNYSWCPVCSRNSGGFVYECPKQECQFKLDMRCALISEPFDYQGHEHPLFLSLDPYVYVLCKVCKWTQNYSLNCIKCDFTVCMKCATLPYKVRYNNDKHFLTLSWGEERREKYWCEECEDIVEKFFYWCNDCCTILHTDCLFSKNPYLKPGQVFKIREKEFQILAKSNTSRPICHFCKKPCQGKTLVRDNLTVCSMLCASDFMYSYLHI from the coding sequence ATGGATGATGATGGTGGATTTCATGAGGTCGAAAAAGATGGTAAACTATTTCTGGTATACCACCACCCAAAATACCGACCTAAACCACAAATAAAAAGTCCATCCTCATCTGCTGAAGTAGCCAACCACGATCACCCTCCTCTACCCCTTTTCATATGCCCTTTTGTACGATGGCAAAAAGATTCTAGATATTCCAATCTTTTCTTGATCAATTCTTCTCCTGAGTTTGTCCTCTCTAGTAAAGTTCCTGATCATCATCTACTTCCTTTGTTTTGGTGCAACAATGAAAAATTCGGCGACGGTGAGTATGAATGCGGTATATGCTTTGACTCAAAGTTTCGCACAGATTATTACTTTTGTGCTTTTTGTTCTCGAAAGTACCACAAAGAATGTGTAGAGTCTCCACTTAGAATTAAACACCCTTACCATCCTCATCATTCTTCTCTCGAACTTTATTATCGCATTGGTTATACTTATTGTATACGTTGTGGAGGTGACAGGGCCTATGGCTTGATATATCATTGTACTGCCGATCAAACTTTCATGCATACAACATGTGCGATGAAGCGGATACCCATTGTTATAGACcaacaaaaaatacatgatCACCCCCTTACCTTTTTCCCTAGACAAAATTCATTAACCTGCAACATTTgtggtttgataaaaaaacatCCCACCTATGTCTGTCTCAGATGCAACTTTGTAGCTCACAGAGGATGTGAAGAGTTTCCACACACCATCAGGATATCACGTCACCACCATCGCATCTCCCGTGTTTTATCTCTTCGTTATGAAAAGTGGCCATGCGGAGTTTGTCGTCAAAGTATTGACGGTAATTATGGTGCCTATACATGTAACGAATGTGGTGATCACTACTATGCTGTTCACTTGCATTGCGCTCTAGGAAAAGATGTGTGGGATGGAGAAGAACTCAAAGGTGTGCCTGAAAAAGATGATATAGCACAGGATGCACCACCGTTCTGCAAAATATCTGAAGGAGTGGTCCATTATTTTCTTCATGACCATCATCTGCGACTCGAGGAAAACATACTCTATGATAAAAACAAGTTTTGTGAAGCGTGTGTCATGCCTATCATTGAAGATGAATTCTATTCATGTGCGGAGTGTGACTTCATCCTCCATGAAACATGCCTAAAAGCTCGTCACAGAATACAATATGCGTTACATCCTCACCCACTTACATTGAAAGCTATCTACAATTATGATTCAAATTACTCCTGGTGCCCAGTTTGTTCCCGTAACTCTGGTGGCTTTGTTTACGAGTGTCCGAAACAGGAATGTCAATTCAAGCTCGATATGAGGTGTGCTTTAATTTCAGAGCCGTTTGATTACCAAGGTCATGAGCATCCTTTGTTCCTGTCTTTAGACCCATACGTATATGTATTATGCAAGGTATGCAAATGGACACAAAATTATTCGTTAAATTgcataaaatgtgattttactgTGTGTATGAAGTGCGCCACCTTACCATACAAAGTAAGGTATAATAACGACAAACATTTTCTCACACTTTCATGGGGGGAAGAGAGGCGTGAGAAATATTGGTGCGAAGAGTGTGAAGATATAGTCGAGAAATTTTTCTATTGGTGCAATGATTGCTGCACCATCCTTCATACTGACTGCTTATTCAGCAAAAATCCATATCTAAAACCTGGTCAAGTTTTCAAAATAAGAGAGAAGGAGTTTCAAATTCTCGCCAAAAGTAATACTTCCCGGCCAATTTGCCACTTCTGTAAGAAGCCTTGTCAAGGAAAAACACTTGTAAGAGATAACCTGACAGTGTGTTCGATGCTTTGCGCGTCTGATTTTATGTActcatatttacatatttaa